The Ciconia boyciana chromosome 31, ASM3463844v1, whole genome shotgun sequence genomic interval CGCCACCGCCCTCGGGGCCAGATCCGGCGCCGCATTGGCTGCCGCCCTGGTTGGGCGGTGGCGGTGACGGCGTTGAGCTGCTACTTGCCTGGCAGATTGTTGATGTAACCACCGTCCATCAGTAAGTTGCCGTCCTTGGGGTCGCAGAGTGGCGGTAGGTACCCAGAAAGGGTCATGCTGGCTCGCACGTACCGCCAGAGCGAGCCTGCGCCGGCGGGAACAAACGCAATGAGCACGGCCCGCCCGAGAccccccccggggggctgccccTCGCCCCTGCCTGTGCCCGGGGCCATCTGCACCCCATGGGTGCCCAACAGGCACCCACGGGTGGCAGAGGAACCCGTCGCGTGCCCTGACCGGCCATTTGCGAAGCCCGGGTGGCTCAACTTGGGATGGGacgtggttttggggggtgggaggggataTTTTTTGGGGAGGCCGGTGGCCCCGGGGAGCAAGATGCTGACCTGGGACATTGTTAACATAGCAGCCGTCCACAAGCCAGTGGCTGTCCTTGGGGTCGCAGAGCGGCGGCAGGTAGGGGGTATAAGATGCACTGGCTCGGACGTAGCGCCAAAGGCTGCCTGCCGGAGGGAGAGGACACGGTCACGGCCACGGGGGACGGGACACGCCCGAAAACCCGGCGGTAGGTGACCGAGGACGTTGGCACCGCGCCGGTGGGACATTTGCAGCCCCAAGACCAAGGGAAAGCACCTCGGCCATGCCGGGATGGGGAAGGACGGACGGGCGAGATGCTCGCCGGAGGGTTAGAGGTGGTGAGCGGGGATTAGTTGGCGTTAGAGGCCAGAGGCAGAGCGAGAGCCAGGCTGCTTACGAGCCACCGCATGCGCCCCGTGGACGGCTCAATGTCCCAGGTGAGCTCCGACACCAGGCAAGGAGGAGGGGCAGCCACCGCGATGTTCCCACCACCGCAATGTCCCCCCCACCACCACATCatctccaccaccaccacatcGTCCCCACCGCCACgtctccaccaccaccacgttgtctccaccaccaccacagcatCATCCCCACCACTAACAGCATCATCTCCACCACCACGGCATCATCCCCACCACCAATGGGCATCATCCCTGCCACCGCGGCatccccagcactgccaccgCGTCCCTGTGCTCCACATGCCGTGAGCGTGGGTTACTGGGGTTAGTGGGAAGCAGATATGTTACAGGGGACATGCATGCTCAGGGTGGCGAGATGTGGCTCCACACACCAATTCTGCCCCCAACCCCACCCAGGACGTGGGGCACAGCCAGACCCCCATGGGGACCTGAGCCTGGTGGCGTCACCAGCACCAGGTGGCTCTGGGAAGCCACCACTGCCCGGGCTCACCATGAGCCCTCCAAGCCCTTTCCTCACCGTGCCAGGATGTGTCCTCCCCATGGCACATGGCAAACCTTCCCCCGTGGGGCAGCGACACCGTTTTGGGGTGCCGGTGAGGAGGGTCCCCACGAGGGGGGATGTGGTGGCACCGGAGAGCttccctggctccctggggagctCTTACCGTCAGTGTGCACCCGCATGGCTGAGGCTGTGATGTCAGTTGTGACGTTGAAGTAGGGCAGCCACAGGTCCTGTGGGGACAAGATGGGGCAGGTGACGCAGTGGGGACGTTGGTGGGTGGGTAGGGAGCTGGTCGGACCCCCCACCATGGGTGGGTGCGGAGCCGGCAGGCATCTGTGCGACGCACCTCGATCTGCTTGTCCTGGAAAACCTTGTTGATGCTGGCGTTGAAGGCTGAACCCGAAAACATGGAGGTGATGGGGTAGGTGAGGTCCAGGACAGTCTCGAACACTGAATTCATGcactggaggaggaggatgatgatgaataagaagagatgaaggaggaggaggaagaaaaagaaggaggagaaggatgaagaagaatgaggaggaagagaagaaggaggaggaataagaaggaggagaaagaaaaaggaaagaagaagaggagcagaaagaagcagcagaagaagaaaaggagagaagaaggtggaggaggaggaggaagaacagaaaggaggaaaaaagaagaagaaggagaagacgAGGAGGACGACtaagaaggaggaggagagaaggtgaaagaggaagaagaaggaggaaaaagaaaaagaagaaggaagaagaagaagaggaagaaggagaagggggaagaagaaaaagaggaagaaggagaaggtggAAGGAGATGCTTTAGAAAcaccccaggcagggctggccacaggcagggagggccttcgcTGGGGTGGGGGACGTGCCACGGCACCCACCTTGGCCCACTCGCGCGCCCGCTGCTTGGTGCGGACGGCGCTGCGCTCCTCGGCGTAGAGCGCCCCGATGAAGGCACCGATGGAGGTGCCACCCACCATATCGATGGGGATCCCCGACTCCTCCATCGCCTTGATCACCCCGATGTGGGAGCAACCCCTGGATGGACggagaaaataaagaggagGATGGATGAGAgcgggacccccaccctgccgGGTCGCATCCTGCCACGGCGCGGCACCCACctggccccgccgcctcccagGACGAGGGCGATGGTGTTGCCGGTGAGGACCCGTGCCAACCGGGAGAAGTCGCTGTGCCGGTCAGCGCTCTTCTCAAACACCTTCTCGTACATCTCCCGCTGCGGATGGGACGGACGATGGGTGCCGATGACGGTGGTGGACCACCGAGGTCACCCAGGGGGACACACGTACCAGTTTGGTGGGGCTACGGCGGGAGAAGACGCGCCGGGGACACTTGATGTGGAGGTGGCCCGAGCACCAGCTGCGCATGTTGAGCCACTCAACGGTGCGGGAAGGGCTGGGACCATCCTCGCGGTGTAGGAGGACCAACTGCTTCAGCGCGCGCACTGCCGTGTTCTCCAGCATCTGCTCCAGCTGTAGAAGCCATCAGCCACCCTGCGCGGTGTTGTCCCACCACCGCCTACCCCCCACCTCACCTCTCCCAGCGCCGGCTCTTGGTCGCCCAACCCTACGATGAGGATGCAGTCGGCTTGACGGATGCAGCGCACGGTCCACGGTGTCAGGGTACAGTCGGTTTGGTACAGGACGATGCGGTGGATGTCCTCCTGCTGCGCCAGCCAGCCCGACAGGCGGTACTCCTGGATGCTGCCAAGATGGAGGGGTCAGCCGGCGGCACGGTAGTGGGTCGCCGGTGATGTTCCTGCCGATGGGAGTTACCTGTCCAGTGCCGAGGAGCCGAGACAGGCACGGATGATGTCACTGGTGAGGAGAAGTGTGGGACCTGGGAGAGGTGGGGACATGGTCACTGGTGCCCCATGGGGCTGTGGTCACCACCGTGCCATGGGGCTCTGTCATTGCCATGCCATGGTCACCACTGTGCCATGGGGCTGTGGTCACCACCATGGTGTGGTCACCATCATGCCATGGGGCTGTGATGGTCACCACACCATGGAGTCCACCATGCCACAGGACCATGGCCACCTCCATTCCATGGTCACCACCATGCCATGGGGCTGTGGTCACCGCCATGGTGTGATCGCCACCATGCCATGGGGCTCTGGTCATTGCCATGCCTCGTCACCACCGTGCCATGGGGCTGTGGTCACCACCATGGTGTGATCACCACCATGCCAATAGGCTGTGACAGTCACCACACCATGGAGCCCACCATGCCACAGGACCATGGCCACCTCCATTCCATGGCCACTACCGTGCCATGGGGTTGCAGTCACCACCACACCAGGTCACTGGTGTGCCACAGGACCATGGTCACCTCCATtccatggccaccaccatgCCATGGGGCTGCAGTCACCACCACACCAGGTCACTGGTGTGCCATAGGACCATGGTCACCTCCACGCCATGGCCACCACCGTGCCGTGGTCACCACTGCGCTGGCACTCACCGATGGCGTTGAGCGCGTGCTTGAGCTCCAGTGTGAAGGCAGCTGTGGGCACGTCATCGCACACTGGCAGCACGGCCACCGTTGACAGGTTGCTGGTGGGGTTGGTGGGCTCTGAGCTGGAGGCCATGCCCAAGCCAGAGCCTGCATGGACAGAGACGCGGTGGCAGTGGGGGGACACCACCATGGGGTGGTAGACACCTTCCACGTGCTGCTCCGAGGATGGCCACCGGCCTTGGAGAGGGCACCCCCTTGTCCCCAGTCCCTTCAGGACCTACCTGCAAAGGGGCCACGGAGCTGCTGAAGGTTTCCCAAGATCTTTTGGCTCAGGAGGTGGATGAGGCGGGTGACAACCTGCAGGGACAAGGACGGGAATGGCCATCAGACCTGGCAGGGCTTCCCAAGCTGGAGACTCATTAACACCCCAGACTGGTGTCTCACACGCCTTTTTGggtgccaccaccaccacccatcCTTGGGGACCTCAGAGAGGGACAACCCTTTAGTACATcagcccttctcctccagcagctcaaATCACGTCTTTAATTCCTTAATTTAAGCTGGTTTTAACGAGCGTTGCAGCCACCAgctgggggggacatggggacatgctCCTTCCACGGGAAGAGGGTGCAGACCCCTCTTCTGGGGGTACCTGGGGGTATCTGCGCTTGATATTGTTCAAGGTGCCCTCAGGCAGCTTGGCCAGCTCCGTGTCCCGGACCGCGTGGACCGTGGTGGCACGGGGCTGCCGGGTGAGGGCTTCCACCTGGAGAAGAAGACATATAGCCAAGATGTATCGGCAAGACGTACAGGGCGCCCATCGCTTGGCCCCGACATGGCTCTCACCACGCCGATGAGGTCCCCGCGGCCGTACTCCCCGATGAGCTCCTTCTTGCCGCTGCCCTTCTGGATGACGGAGCGGAGACGCCCGTTGAGCGCGATGTAGGTGCAGTCCGACTTGTCACCCTGCCTGGGGACACCACCAGTAGGACCTCAGCCCCCTGTCAAGGTGGTCCTCAAGCTGAGGTAGACACTAACCTGTTGGTACCCACCTGTAGAGCGCCCGGCCGGCCTCCACCGCCATCCAGTCGATGGCGAAGTCCATCTGGCGCACGAAGGGTGACATACGGGCAGCCACCGTGTGGGCAACGCTCAGCACCACGCTGGGCTGCTCCCGCATGATCCTATGGGTCAACAGCAGTTGAGGGACACGGTGGTGGCCCCAAGAGATGCCACCACAGCGCTCACCGCAGGAATCCCCTTTGGCATCAACCCCAGACCTCCTCCGCTGGTGCCGGGACTCACTCATAGAAGTCCGACTTGGAGATCTTGAGGAAGGTGCAGTCGCGGTTGGCCTTGATGGTGAAGATGAGGGGCTCGCCGGTGAGCACGGCCAGCTGTCCCACCATCTCGCCGGGCTGCGTCAAGAAGAGGCAGACGTCCTCCGCCTTGTCGATCATCCGCTGGTACACGTGcaggcagccccacagcacaaAGTGGAGGCTCACATCCTGCCGAAACGGCACCCTGTCACCGTTGGGGGccacctgggacccccaggcaTGAGGGGTCCCACCAGCACCGCTTGGAGTTTCTTCTGGTCCTCTTCACAGGGTGTTTTGCACCCTCCAGGTAGCTCTGGGGATCATTCCTGCCCCCCACCACCCATAGGGCAGGAGTAGAAAGAGTAGCACCCCATGGAAATATAGGGCGGGAGGAGCAAGATGCCACACCAGCTCCCCGAAACCCAGACCCACCTGGTCCCCTTGGCGGGCAATGACCGTCCCGGCTTTGGCGTGATGGAGCAAGACACGGTTGTTGAGGAGAGAAGGGTCCTAGAGGGAAGAACGGCATCACATGAGGTGATGGGGACCATCATGAGGAGATGGGGACCACCACGAGGAGACAGAGGACCATCAGGAGGCCACGGGGACAACCATGAGGAGATGGAAACCCACCACAAAGTGATGGAGGACCACCACGAGGAGACAGAGGACCATCAGGAGGCCACGGGGTCAACCACGAGGAGATGGGAACCCACCACAAAGTGATGGGGGACCACCACAAGGAGACAGCGGACCACCCCAAGGCAATGGGGACCACCACAGAGTGATGGGGACCACCACAAGGAGGCAGCGGACCACCCCAAGGCAATGGGGACCACCACAAAGTGATAGGGACCACCACAAGGAGATGGGGGACCATCCCAAAGAGATGGGGGACCACCCTGAGGCCACGGGGACCGCCACGAAGTGATGGGGATCTACCATGAGGTGATGGGGACCCACCACAAAGTGACGGGGACCCACTATGAAGCAACAGGGACTCCTACGAAGCAACGAGGGACTAACAAGATGCGACAGGGGATCACCATGAGGTGATGGGGACCACCACAAGGCCACAGGGACCCACCACGAAGCAACGAGGACCCGCCATGAAGTGACAAGGACCACCACAAAGCCACGGGGGACCACCACGAAGCAACGGGAACCCACCGCAACGCAACAGAGGACCATCACGAAGCCACGATTCCCCCGTGCTGGCACCGTTTCTGCCCTCACCTCCACCTTCATGAGCTTGACCAGTTCCCGCTTGGCAGCCTCAAAGATGGCGCTGGTCTGGCGGCCCTGGTAGGGCCCGAAGGGACAATCGCCGGTTGCCGAATCGTCCTCGCAGTAGTTGTAGTGGTAGACACCAGAAGGTTGCTCCTCCACCGTCACCGACTTGCGCTCCTTGGGCTCATGCGAGACGGACTGCGGGGAGACGGGACAGCTCCGGCACCCGTCCGTGGCCACCCCGGTGGGGAGGATTTGGGTGGACGTGGCGTTGCCGGATCCGGCTTTACCCGGGAGAAGGCGGCCAAGGCGCCGGTGCTGTCCTCCTGCAGCGACACCGAGATGCGGCCGCGCTCGTAGGCCATGTCGAAGTCGGAGCGGGGACCCTTCTGGATGCCTGCaaggggtgagggaggggaCCGGGGGGGTAACCGGCGTCcgagctggggatgctggggggggtgCACAACCCTTGGGGGGGGCTACACGACCCCGGAGGacccccccctccttcctccagcctctGACCCACCGGAGATATCCACCGGCATGGAGATGCAGCGGCTCAACGGCGGCGGTGGTGGCGGCACGGGGGTCTCCAGGCCTCCGGTTTTCAGCGGGTCGGCTGCAAGGTGAGACCACCATGAGCACCGACAGCCGAGCCCCGCACCATGGCGGTGGCAGGATGAGGGGGGGGCGAGTCCCAGCACCCCCTTCCCGGCTCTTACCCGGCTCCCTGCCTTCGTCGGCACTGCCGAGCCCCCGCTTGCCGTGGCGGACGGGGCTGGTGCGGGCGGCATGGCCGGGTTGGGGGAAGAGCCGCAATGGTTGCATGTCCTACAAAGGGGGACAtcagcggggctgggcgggggtCCGGATCCGGCCTGACCCCCCCCCATTTTTGCCACGCACTCACGTGGCTGAAGAGCTCATTCGTCAACCCAAGGTAGTTGTGCAAAGCCAAGAAGGTGACACGCTGCAGGCGCACCATGATGATCTAGGAGGGGGGGACAAGAAGGGACAAGAAGCCATCAGTGGTCCCCTGCCACCCCAAGGGtcccccccatggccccccaaCGCGGACTCACCTGTACCACCCGCACCAAGCTCTCGGGGTACTTCTCAAAGACGGCTGAGAAGGCTTCAACCGGCAGCCGTAGGACAGTGGAGTCCTCTGCCGCCCGGGCACACACCGTCCGGTACGGTCGCTGGTGGCCCTAGGTGACATGCCATGGCGTTGGTGGCCTTGCCGGGATGGGGAGATCCATCCTGGGCATGGATGGGGGACGGTGGCAGCTAGGGGCTGGCAAAGCCTGCTGGTGGCACTGGGCTTTTGGCTGGTTGGGCTTGGGGATGGCCACGGTTGGGTTTGGGGACAGCTGGTGAGGCTTGGGGATGGCCACGGTTGGGCTGCAGGGGCTTGGGGATGGCCATGGTTGGGctggaggggtttggggacagctggtggggcttggggacagccaCGGTTGGGCTGCAGGGGCTTGGGGACGGCCATGGTTGGGCTGGAGGAGCTTGGGGACGGCTggtggggcttggggacagccacggttgggctgcaggggcttggggacagctggtggggcttggggacagccaCGGTTGGGCTGCAGGGGCTTGGGGACAACTGGTGGGGCTTGGGGACGGCCACAGTTGGGCTTGAGGATGGCCACAGTTGGGctggaggggtttggggacagccggtggggcttggggacagccaCGGTTGTGCttgaggggtttggggacagctggtggggcttggggacagccaCGGTTGGGCTGgaggggcttggggacagccGGTGGGGCTTGGGGACGGCCACAGTTGGGctggaggggtttggggacagCCGGTGGGGCTTGGGGACGGCCACGGTTGGGCTGGAGGGGCTTGGGGACAACTGGTGGGGCTTGGGGACGGCCACGGTTGGGCTGCAGGGGCTTGGGGACGGCCACGTTTGAGCTTAGGGGGTTTGGGGACGGCCACGATCAGGTGTAGGGGGCTTGGGGCCAACCACAGCCTGTCACcggggggtgttggggacagCCCCGCCACCGGTACCGTGATGACATCAAGGATGCTGAGCAGGCTGTGCACGCTGTCCCCGGGGAACACCTCCTTCATCACCGTCTCCTTCCCATCCTACGAAGCACAACCCCCCCCCCTCATTTTACTCTTTCCGTCCCCATCCCCCCgcggtgtccccatccccctgccatCTCCCCGTCCCCCTctcgtccccgtccccgcacCGGTTCGGTGAGGAACAGCTCCAACTTGCCGTCCTGCAGCACGTAGATGCTGGTGTCGGGCTGGCCGGGCCGGAAAACGTAGTCCCCTTGTTGGCACTGCTGGAAAACCATGTGCTTGCAAAGCTCCAGGAACAGCGGCTTCTCGAAGTGGCCCAGGACCCTGCGGGGACGAGGCCGGGGACAACGGGTGACACGGAGCCCGCCGGGACCCACGGCGATGGGGACGCAGAGGGGGAGAGAGCGGGAGGCAAAGGGGAAGAGCGTCTTTGGGCGCGGCGATCCGGCTTTGCCCGTACAGAGGGATGGATCCTGAGCCTGGGGGCTGATCCTGACCCACAGCGATGGATCCTGACCCACAGCGATGGATCCTGAGCCTGGGGGCTGATCCTGACCCACAGCGATGGATCCTGACCCACAGGGATGGATCCTGAGCCTGGGGGCTGATCCTGACCCACAGGGATGGATCCTGAGCCTGGGGGCTGATCCTGACCCACAGCGATGGATCCTGACCCACAGCGATGGATCCTGAGCCTGGGGGCTGATCCTGACCCACAGCGATGGATCCTGACCCACAGCGATGGATCCTGAGCCTGGGGGCTGATCCTGACCCACAGCGATGGATCCTGACCCACAGGGATGGATCCTGACCCACAGGGCTGGATCCTGACTCCCTGGGGGCTGATCCTGACCCCAGGGATGGAACCTGACCCACAGCGATGGATCCTGACCCCCCCTGGGGCCGGATCCTGACCCACAGGGACGGATCCTGACCCCCCTGGGGCCGGATCCTGACCTCCGTGGGGCTGGATCCTGACCCACAGGGACGGATCCTGACCCCCTGGGGCCAGATCCTGATCCCGGGGCTGGATCCTGATTCCCTGGAGCCAGATCCTGACCCCAGGGATGGATCCTCACCCcccagggcctgatcctgacccCGGGGGCCGGCTCCtgacacacacccccccccccccaaggggCCCGATCCTGAGCCTCACCGGACATTTTTGAGCATGTAGAGGACCTCGGAGGGCAGATGGGAATTGGCCACGTCGAATTCGGTCAAGTCGGCTTCCAGCACCGAGGGCGGAGGCTCCTTCAGCTGCAGCGTGGGCAGCTCCTTCTGGATGCGCAGGAACCTTGGGGACAAGGAGGTGACATCGGGGCACGGCCACCACCAACCCGCCCGTCTCCCGCCGCTGGCGGCACCTCACTTTTTGGCGATGTTGAGCATCTTGAGCTTCTTCTTCATTCGGGGCCGGGAGGTGCTGGAAATGGTGGTGTCCACCAAGGAGGAGGTGGATTGGGAAACctggggttggggacaccaaGCCGGGATGTCACCCGACGGTGACACCATGAAGTCACCCCAGCTGCCACCCCGAGCGTCACCTTGCGCATGATCTTGCGGCCGTAGAAGAGCATCTTGTCCCGTTTTCGGAAGCGATATTTCGGTGTCCCCTGCGCGGGTATTTCTGGGGACACGACGGGGACAGCTTAATGGGGCGCAgccctgtcaccccctgtccccaaggccaccgtGGCAGTGTCACTCACTCTTAAGGCGCAGCCGGCGGACCAGGACCACGATGGCAGCGGCGACGATGACGGTGAAGAGGCTGAGGCCGAGCATCGCCCCCAGGACCtgcggagggagggggggggtccccacgtgtccccggtgtcccccggGGGACAGGGACGAGCGCAGGGGGTGAGCGATGGCAGTGCCACCTTGGTGACATGGAGGGATAGGCGGGGCTCGACAGCATTGGGATGCTGTCCCCAGGGGCGTGGGGACAAGTTTGTGTCCCCTCAGGGTGCTCAACAACACTGGGGACCAGGACACTGTCCCCAGGGGCGTGGGGACAAGTTTATGTCCCCAGAGGCATGGGGACAAATTTGTGTCCCCTCAGGGTGCTCAACATTGAGGACCAGGACACTGTCCCCAGGGGCGTGGGGACAAATTTTTGTCCCCTCAGGGTGCTCGACAGCACTGGGGACCAGGACACTGTCCCCAGGGGTGTGGGGACAAGTTTGTGTCCCCAGAGGCATGGGGACAAATTTGTGTCCCCAGAAGCATGGGGACAAATTCGTGTCCCCTCAGGGTGCTCAACATTGAGGATCAGGACACTGTCCCCAGGGGCGTGGGGACAAATTCGTGTCCCCTCAGGGTGCTCAACATTGAGGACCAGGACACTGTCCCCAGGGGCGTGGGGACAAATTTGTGTCCCCTCAGGGTGCTCAATAGCCCTGGGGACCAGGACActgtccccagggatgtggggacaaGTTTGTGTCACCTCAGGGTGCTCGACAGCACTGGGGACCAGGACACTGTCCCCAGGGGCGTGGGGACAAATTCGTGTCCCCTCAGGGTGCTCAACATTGAGGATCAGGACACTGTCCCCAGGGGCGTGGGGACAAGTTTGTGTCCCCAGAAGCATGGGGACAAATTTGTGTCCCCTCAGGGTGCTCGACAGCACTTGGGGACCAGGACActgtccccagggatgtggggacaaGTTTGTGTCACCTCAGGGTGCTCGACAGCACTGGGGACCAGGACACTGTCCCCAGGGGCGTGGGGACAAATTCATGTCCCCTCAGGGTGCTCGACAGCATTGAGGATCAGGACACTGTCCCCAGGGGCGTGGGGACAAGTTTGTGTCCCCAGAGGCATGGGGACAAATTCGTGTCCCCTCAGGGTGCTCAACAGCACTGGGGACCAGGACACTGTCCCCAGGGGTGTGGGGACAAGTTTGTGTCCCCAGAAGCATGGGGACAAATTCGTGTCCCCTCAGGGTGCTCGACAGCACTTGGGGACCAGGACACTGTCCCCAGGGGTGTGGGGACAAGTTTGTGTCCCCAGAGGCATGGGGACAAATTTGTGTCCCCTCAGGGTGCTCGACAGCACTTGGGGACCAGGACACTGTCCCCAGGGGCGTGGGGACAAATTTGTGTCCCCTCAGGGTGCTCAACAGCACTGGGGACCAGGACACTGTCCCCAGGGGCGTGGGGACAAATTCGTGTCCCCTCAGGGTGCTCGACAGCATTGAGGATCAGGACACTGTCCCCAAGGGCATGGGGACAAGTTTATGTCCCCAGGGGCATGGGGACAAATTTGTGTCCCCTCAGGGTGCTCGACAGCACTGGGGACCAGGACACTGTCCCCAGGGGCGTGGGGACAAGTTTGTGTCACCTGGGGGTCCAACAGCATTGGGAAGCAGGTTGCTGTcacctggggacatggggacacattTGTGTCCCCTCAGGGGGTGCTGAACAGCACTGGCGATGGGGACACCGTCccctgggggggtggggacaccgtcccctggggacatggggacaagtTCCCGTCCCCTGGGGGTCCTCACCGCGCCGGTGGGGAGCTGCTCCTCGGCGAAGAGCTTGGGCAGCACGGCCGTCAGGGACGCGTCCTGCGGGGACAAGGGGACAGCTGAGCCCCCGGTGTCCCCCGCCACGCTGGGGACACACACGGGGGTGACTGTCACCCCTACCCGGCCGCGGTGACACGTCCTACCTCCGCCTCCTCCTGCGGCTCCGACTCGCTCTGCCCCATGGCCGCGGCGGGGCTCCGCCCATGCAAAAACCTGCGGAAAcgggaaaaaaataaaaaataaaaatgagaggtTTGTGACACGGGGACCCACGATGGACACCGAGGGACCGGTGACAACGGGGTGACATCCCCACAGCGCAGGTAAAACTCCGCCGGGGGTCGAGTTTGGCCTCGATTTGCTGCGTGACGCGGTGAGGTGAGAAactggggtgtccccagggtgtccccaaggtgctCGGTGACATCGAGTGGCCGGGAGGGGACTTCAGGgtgtcctcccctccccccccacttGGGGACTTTAGTGTCCCCTCCCCGGTGGGGAGAGGAAGTGCTGGCAGGAACCCTCCGTTGCGACAGCCTCGCTCACCGCGCCCAGGCCACCGGCCGCTGTCACCTGTCACCGATGTCACCCCGAAAGGGTCCCCGAGCGGCGGTGCCACCGCCGGGCCTAGCCCCGGTGTTGTCGTcgtcgtgtgtgtgtgtgtgtcccccccccgccacaCGTCACCACCGTCCTTCCCAAGGACACCCCAGGGAGGTGACGGTGGCATCGGCGGGCACCGGAGCGGGGACGTCACCGAGGCTGGCACGTGTCACCCCCTGCCATCGAGGGTCACCCCACGGAGGGGGGACACCGCCGAGCGTCACCGCACCGCGCCGGCTCCCGGCACCCTGTTTGCGGCAAAGGCGGCGCCGGGGCCCGGTGACGCTCCCCATGGGTGACAACTGCCCCCCCCATGGGTGACAACTGCCCCCCCCAGGGGTGACAACTCCCCCCCCGCCATGGGTGACAACTCCCCCCCCATTACCCCCCCCCATATTAGCCCCCCTCGCtggctctgccccctccccacggcaatatccccccccccaaattgtgccccccccggggcagTAGTGACCCCCCGGTATTGCCCCCCCCCGCATTGCCACCCCCGTattgcccccaccccccaactcctatttcccctcccccacccccatcaccccccaccAGGTTCTGCCCCCCGACTTTACTCCTCCCCCAGGCTAAAAttgccccctcccccagctAATATTGCCCCCAGCTACtattgcccccccccccccggt includes:
- the PNPLA6 gene encoding patatin-like phospholipase domain-containing protein 6 isoform X2, which translates into the protein MGQSESEPQEEAEDASLTAVLPKLFAEEQLPTGAVLGAMLGLSLFTVIVAAAIVVLVRRLRLKKIPAQGTPKYRFRKRDKMLFYGRKIMRKVSQSTSSLVDTTISSTSRPRMKKKLKMLNIAKKFLRIQKELPTLQLKEPPPSVLEADLTEFDVANSHLPSEVLYMLKNVRVLGHFEKPLFLELCKHMVFQQCQQGDYVFRPGQPDTSIYVLQDGKLELFLTEPDGKETVMKEVFPGDSVHSLLSILDVITGHQRPYRTVCARAAEDSTVLRLPVEAFSAVFEKYPESLVRVVQIIMVRLQRVTFLALHNYLGLTNELFSHDMQPLRLFPQPGHAARTSPVRHGKRGLGSADEGREPADPLKTGGLETPVPPPPPPLSRCISMPVDISGIQKGPRSDFDMAYERGRISVSLQEDSTGALAAFSRSVSHEPKERKSVTVEEQPSGVYHYNYCEDDSATGDCPFGPYQGRQTSAIFEAAKRELVKLMKVEDPSLLNNRVLLHHAKAGTVIARQGDQDVSLHFVLWGCLHVYQRMIDKAEDVCLFLTQPGEMVGQLAVLTGEPLIFTIKANRDCTFLKISKSDFYEIMREQPSVVLSVAHTVAARMSPFVRQMDFAIDWMAVEAGRALYRQGDKSDCTYIALNGRLRSVIQKGSGKKELIGEYGRGDLIGVVRAMSGPSDGRPVVTRLIHLLSQKILGNLQQLRGPFAGSGLGMASSSEPTNPTSNLSTVAVLPVCDDVPTAAFTLELKHALNAIGPTLLLTSDIIRACLGSSALDSIQEYRLSGWLAQQEDIHRIVLYQTDCTLTPWTVRCIRQADCILIVGLGDQEPALGELEQMLENTAVRALKQLVLLHREDGPSPSRTVEWLNMRSWCSGHLHIKCPRRVFSRRSPTKLREMYEKVFEKSADRHSDFSRLARVLTGNTIALVLGGGGARGCSHIGVIKAMEESGIPIDMVGGTSIGAFIGALYAEERSAVRTKQRAREWAKCMNSVFETVLDLTYPITSMFSGSAFNASINKVFQDKQIEDLWLPYFNVTTDITASAMRVHTDGSLWRYVRASASYTPYLPPLCDPKDSHWLVDGCYVNNVPADIARNMGAKTVIAIDVGSQDETDLCNYGDSLSGWWLLWKRLNPWAEKVKVPDMAEIQSRLAYVSCVRQLEVVKSSSYCEYIRPPIDRFKTMDFGKFDEIYDVGYQHGKVVFDGWSRGDIIEKMVKDRRSADFYESKRMDVLTCPSAGFTDLAEIVSRIEPAKPYLSDGYADEESDYLTEYEDEGPEPARGEEDTFAPSEWAGAGALEAEEEKSLRHRLSPARDPSAPHT